One Glycine soja cultivar W05 chromosome 2, ASM419377v2, whole genome shotgun sequence genomic region harbors:
- the LOC114388531 gene encoding bZIP transcription factor TRAB1-like, whose translation MNFRNFGVGDNHPTWDAMHGKTPANNNVTSTTLLRQPSTIYSLTFDEFQSTMGGIGKDFGSMNMDELLKNIWTAEETQAMVFSAVAAAGGVEGHNNNSNNNPINCSGLQRQGSLTLPRTLSQKTVEEVWRDLIKESGGEANDGGSGGNGGSSNPQMQATLGEMTLEEFLVRAGVVREDVPQQQQNGKPNDNGWFGDFPRPNNNNTSLLLGFQQPNRSNGNGNLGENTNLVSKQQPPPLSLNSNHSQRQAQHQHQHQQHPPPLFPKPANVTFAGAPTHLLNNAHQHASPGRRGGLIGVAAEHSMNVGMVGLATANVTASPSSKISPDVITRSNNNVDNSPISPHYVINRGRKFSAIEKVVERRQRRMIKNRESAARSRARKQAYTFELEAEVAKLKELNRELQRKQEEIMEMKKNKDLDPACRPRISKIQCLRRTLTGPW comes from the exons TGTTACTAGCACTACTCTGCTGAGACAGCCCTCAACAATATACTCATTGACATTTGATGAGTTTCAGAGCACCATGGGTGGGATTGGGAAGGATTTCGGGTCCATGAACATGGATGAACTCTTGAAGAACATATGGACAGCTGAAGAGACTCAAGCCATGGTGTTTTCAGCCGTTGCCGCCGCAGGAGGAGTAGAAGGCCataacaacaacagcaacaacaaccctATTAATTGTAGTGGTTTGCAAAGACAAGGCTCTTTGACATTGCCAAGGACTCTTAGTCAGAAAACAGTTGAGGAGGTTTGGAGGGACTTGATCAAAGAAAGTGGTGGTGAGGCCAACGATGGTGGAAGTGGTGGCAATGGTGGCTCATCAAATCCTCAAATGCAAGCAACATTGGGAGAAATGACATTGGAGGAGTTTTTGGTGAGAGCTGGTGTTGTGAGAGAAGATgttcctcaacaacaacaaaatggaAAACCAAACGACAATGGATGGTTTGGTGACTTTCCTAGACCAAACAATAACAACACTAGCCTACTTCTTGGGTTTCAACAACCAAATAGAAGTAATGGGAATGGGAATTTGGGTGAGAACACTAACTTAGTTTCAAAACAACAACCTCCTCCTTTATCATTAAACTCAAACCACTCTCAAAGACAAGcacaacaccaacaccaacaccaacaacATCCACCACCACTTTTTCCAAAGCCAGCAAATGTAACTTTTGCTGGTGCTCCTACGCATTTGTTGAACAATGCTCATCAACATGCTAGCCCTGGCAGAAGGGGAGGGTTGATTGGAGTTGCTGCTGAGCATTCAATGAATGTTGGAATGGTTGGTTTAGCCACAGCTAATGTCACAGCTTCTCCCTCAAGTAAAATATCACCAGATGTAATTACAAGGAGTAATAATAATGTTGATAACTCTCCAATATCACCACATTATGTAATCAACAGGGGAAGGAAATTCAGTGCCATAGAGAAAGTGGTTGAGAGGAGACAAAGGAGAATGATTAAAAATAGAGAATCAGCAGCGAGATCAAGGGCTCGTAAGCAG GCCTACACTTTCGAACTAGAAGCTGAAGTTGCAAAACTTAAGGAATTAAACAGAGAATTACAAAGAAAACAG GAAGAAATCAtggaaatgaagaaaaataag GATTTGGACCCTGCATGCAGACCAAGGATAAGTAAAATACAATGCTTGAGAAGGACACTTACTGGACCATGGTAG